The following coding sequences lie in one Panicum virgatum strain AP13 chromosome 6N, P.virgatum_v5, whole genome shotgun sequence genomic window:
- the LOC120677919 gene encoding uncharacterized protein LOC120677919, whose amino-acid sequence MQQKELETSQSDGCYDSESDDESFSDEDIDEVVEDRLHPEKLDANYDKSDPPMAMRRNPYPHEECHSTRRAGACVGVTKFWVRNQVIDWLKEDGKLGATELKKKLKESHKVDVTYRKVYLGKQLAMDTIYGPWGKSFDNIYRFKAQIEESSPGSFVVIDDHTIDNKTRFNRLFFAMKPCVDGFLRACRPYLAGDSIFLNGKFKGQLCVACVVDGRNWMYPVAVGVIDSETNENWVWFMERLKEAIGTPVGLTFSTDCGQAVMNGVSEVFPEAEHRECMYHLVQNFKKRYSGEVFDKHLWQSAYSWNPYMLEKHYQAMAEYKPEAMEYLQETHKKLWTRS is encoded by the exons ATGCAACAAAAAGAGCTTGAAACCTCCCAATCAGATGGATGCTATGATTCAGAGAGTGATGATGAATCTTTCTCTGATGAGGACATAGATGAGGTTGTGGAAGATAGACTGCATCCAGAGAAGCTTGATGCAAACTATGATAAGAGTGATCCTCCTATGGCT ATGAGGAGGAACCCATACCCTCATGAGGAGTGTCACAGCACTAGGAGGGCAGGTGCATGTGTAGGGGTGACAAAGTTTTGGGTGCGCAACCAAGTGATTGATTGGCTAAAAGAAGATGGAAAATTGGGAGCCACAGAGCTGAAAAAGAAGCTGAAGGAAAGTCATAAAGTTGATGTGACCTACAGAAAAGTTTATCTAGGTAAACAACTTGCTATGGATACAATTTATGGCCCTTGGGGCAAAAGTTTTGACAACATTTACAGATTTAAGGCTCAAATAGAGGAAAGCAGTCCTGGATCTTTTGTTGTGATTGATGACCACACTATCGACAACAAAACAAGGTTTAATAGGCTCTTTTTTGCTATGAAACCCTGTGTTGATGGCTTCCTTAGAGCTTGTAGGCCATATCTTGCTGGAGATAGTATATTTTTGAATGGAAAGTTCAAAGGCCAGTTGTGCGTAGCTTGTGTAGTTGATGGGCGTAACTGGATGTACCCTGTAGCTGTTGGTGTGATTGACTCAGAAACAAATGAAAATTGGGTGTGGTTCATGGAGAGGTTGAAGGAAGCTATAGGCACCCCAGTTGGCTTAACATTCAGCACTGATTGTGGGCAGGCAGTGATGAATGGGGTTAGTGAGGTTTTTCCAGAAGCTGAACATAGAGAGTGTATGTACCATCTAGTCCAAAATTTCAAGAAGAGGTACAGTGGTGAGGTTTTTGATAAGCATTTGTGGCAGTCTGCATATTCTTGGAACCCATACATGTTGGAGAAACATTATCAAGCAATGGCTGAATACAAACCAGAGGCTATGGAATATCTTCAGGAAACTCACAAGAAATTGTGGACCAGGAGCTAG